From Triticum urartu cultivar G1812 chromosome 2, Tu2.1, whole genome shotgun sequence, a single genomic window includes:
- the LOC125534572 gene encoding protein QUIRKY-like — translation MGTCKLIITVELARGLIPRDGHGSPSAYVELSFDGQRIRTTIKEEDRNPAWNESFWFDVSLDPSNIHDLVLEASVYNTNEPIHGRGKYFLGMVTPNVASFHRFYEPTHRRQAALYPLERWRGMPMVGVRGELLLNGYILDESPSRAPIPSSAPMGLCVEVINATNLKPVDDPAVVTKTSSKDFVDLVRLFTHIFKGMSLFHRHDVVFYPLRTNILDGCSGSADS, via the coding sequence ATGGGGACATGTAAGTTGATCATAACTGTCGAACTTGCTCGTGGCCTGATTCCCAGGGATGGGCATGGTTCTCCCAGCGCCTACGTCGAGCTTTCCTTTGACGGCCAACGGATCCGCACAACTATCAAGGAGGAAGATCGGAACCCGGCATGGAATGAGAGCTTCTGGTTCGACGTGTCGCTAGACCCATCTAATATTCATGACCTTGTTCTTGAAGCTAGTGTGTATAACACCAACGAACCAATCCATGGTCGCGGAAAGTATTTTCTTGGCATGGTCACACCAAATGTGGCCTCATTCCACCGTTTCTATGAACCCACACACAGACGACAAGCAGCCCTTTATCCACTAGAAAGGTGGCGTGGGATGCCCATGGTTGGTGTGAGAGGGGAATTGCTTCTAAACGGATACATCCTTGATGAGAGCCCCAGCAGAGCTCCCATCCCGTCTTCAGCACCAATGGGCTTATGTGTGGAGGTCATAAATGCTACTAACCTCAAGCCAGTGGACGACCCGGCCGTTGTTACTAAAACATCTTCAAAAGACTTTGTCGACCTTGTAAGACTTTTTACTCACATTTTCAAAGGCATGTCTTTGTTTCATAGACATGATGTTGTGTTTTACCCTTTGCGCACTAACATTCTAGATGGTTGTTCTGGTTCTGCAGACTCTTAG